From the genome of Streptococcus marmotae, one region includes:
- the ftsZ gene encoding cell division protein FtsZ, whose translation MTFSFEAAAAHGAVIKVIGVGGGGGNAINRMIEEGVSGVEFIAANTDVQALSSSKAETVIQLGPKLTRGLGAGGQPEVGRKAAEESEEALTNVLTGADMVFITAGMGGGSGTGAAPVIARIAKDLGALTVAVVTRPFGFEGNKRGTFAVEGIEGLREQVDTLLIISNNNLLEIVDKKTPLLEALSEADNVLRQGVQGITDLITNPGLINLDFADVKTVMENKGNALMGIGIGSGEERVIEAARKAIYSPLLETTIDGADDVIVNVTGGYDMTLTEAEEASEIVHQAAGQGVNIWLGTSIDETMKDEIRVTVVATGVRQEGAEKTTRSRVDYAPASRPKTTHYDNPTSSYTETPKASAFGEWDLRRENILRPAEPTNHSTVSVEKFSMDDEEDELDTPPFFRNR comes from the coding sequence ATGACATTTTCATTTGAAGCAGCAGCAGCTCATGGCGCTGTCATTAAAGTTATTGGTGTTGGTGGAGGTGGTGGTAACGCCATCAACCGTATGATTGAAGAAGGTGTTTCAGGGGTTGAATTTATCGCTGCAAACACAGATGTACAAGCGCTCAGCAGTTCAAAGGCAGAGACTGTTATTCAGTTGGGACCAAAATTGACTCGTGGACTCGGTGCTGGAGGTCAACCTGAAGTTGGCCGTAAAGCTGCTGAAGAAAGCGAAGAAGCCTTGACCAATGTATTGACAGGTGCCGACATGGTCTTCATCACCGCAGGTATGGGTGGTGGATCTGGTACAGGAGCTGCCCCAGTTATCGCTCGTATCGCAAAAGACTTGGGCGCCTTGACAGTTGCTGTTGTGACTCGTCCATTTGGTTTTGAAGGAAACAAACGCGGAACTTTTGCGGTTGAAGGAATAGAAGGTCTTCGTGAGCAGGTTGATACGCTATTGATTATCTCAAACAACAATCTTCTTGAAATTGTAGATAAGAAAACGCCACTTCTCGAAGCTCTTAGCGAAGCGGATAATGTCCTTCGTCAAGGGGTACAAGGGATTACAGATTTAATTACCAATCCTGGTTTGATTAACTTGGACTTTGCAGATGTGAAGACCGTTATGGAAAACAAAGGGAACGCCCTTATGGGAATCGGTATTGGTTCTGGAGAAGAGCGTGTCATTGAAGCAGCTCGCAAAGCGATTTATTCCCCACTTCTTGAAACAACCATTGATGGAGCTGACGATGTCATTGTCAATGTAACTGGTGGATATGATATGACCTTGACAGAGGCTGAAGAAGCGTCTGAAATTGTTCATCAAGCCGCTGGTCAGGGTGTCAATATCTGGCTTGGAACATCAATTGATGAAACAATGAAGGATGAAATCCGCGTGACAGTAGTTGCTACAGGTGTTCGGCAAGAGGGAGCTGAAAAAACAACTCGCTCCCGGGTAGATTATGCACCAGCAAGTCGTCCAAAAACAACTCATTATGATAATCCTACATCATCTTATACAGAGACACCAAAAGCTTCAGCCTTTGGTGAATGGGATTTGCGTCGAGAAAATATTCTTCGTCCAGCGGAACCAACGAACCATTCAACTGTTTCAGTCGAGAAATTTTCGATGGATGATGAAGAAGATGAGTTAGATACTCCACCATTCTTTAGAAATCGTTAA
- a CDS encoding YggS family pyridoxal phosphate-dependent enzyme: MTFQHNKDAIFTAVELAKKNAHRSQDLVNIIAVTKYVDSSIAKELVKTGIEHIGENRVDKFLEKYHALADEKLTWHLIGSLQRRKVKDVINYVDYFHALDSIKLAQEIQKRAEKPIKCFLQVNISKEASKHGFLVEEIDAVLEELLLLDKVEVVGLMTMAPFEASQTELVQIFSAAQALQQELANRHLPHMPFTELSMGMSGDFEEAIQCGATFIRIGTAFFK; the protein is encoded by the coding sequence ATGACATTTCAACATAATAAAGATGCCATCTTTACTGCTGTTGAGTTGGCTAAGAAAAATGCGCATCGTTCTCAAGATTTAGTCAATATTATAGCTGTCACCAAATATGTTGACAGCTCTATTGCTAAAGAACTGGTAAAAACAGGTATTGAGCATATCGGTGAAAATCGGGTGGATAAATTCCTTGAGAAATACCATGCTTTAGCTGATGAAAAACTGACTTGGCACTTGATTGGAAGTTTGCAGAGAAGAAAAGTAAAAGACGTTATCAACTATGTTGATTATTTTCATGCGTTAGACTCTATTAAATTAGCACAGGAAATTCAAAAACGTGCGGAAAAGCCGATTAAATGTTTCCTTCAAGTGAATATATCAAAGGAAGCAAGCAAGCACGGTTTTCTAGTTGAAGAAATAGATGCAGTGCTAGAGGAGCTCCTTTTGCTGGACAAGGTGGAAGTAGTTGGTTTGATGACCATGGCACCCTTTGAAGCCAGTCAGACAGAGTTAGTGCAGATTTTTTCAGCGGCGCAAGCTCTGCAACAAGAGCTGGCCAATCGTCACCTACCTCATATGCCCTTTACAGAATTAAGCATGGGAATGAGTGGTGATTTTGAGGAAGCGATTCAGTGTGGAGCAACCTTTATCCGTATCGGAACAGCATTTTTTAAGTAA
- a CDS encoding cell division protein SepF: MAFKDTFKNIINYFEVDDASEQEEYEVSSEAPKLRVAPTREVETPSSQFSRSHQATSKESVSQPTPRRQEVSSIGDKQTEKTTIDIKFPKKYEDAPEIVNLLLDNASILIDFQYMSETQARRCLDYLDGARSVVAGNLKKVSNTMWLLTPVNVMVNIEELRSSNFNHGQEAQFDFDMKR; encoded by the coding sequence GTGGCTTTTAAAGATACATTTAAAAACATTATTAATTATTTTGAAGTAGATGATGCTTCAGAGCAAGAGGAATATGAAGTGTCAAGTGAAGCACCGAAGCTGAGGGTGGCACCGACCAGAGAGGTAGAAACTCCTTCGTCGCAGTTTAGTCGTTCTCATCAAGCCACTTCAAAAGAGAGTGTCTCGCAACCGACACCGCGTCGGCAAGAAGTCTCTTCAATAGGAGACAAACAAACTGAGAAGACAACGATTGATATTAAGTTTCCCAAGAAATATGAAGATGCACCGGAAATCGTCAATCTTCTGTTGGACAATGCCAGTATTTTGATTGATTTTCAGTATATGTCAGAAACGCAAGCTCGTCGCTGTCTCGATTACTTAGATGGTGCTCGTTCTGTTGTGGCAGGAAATTTGAAAAAAGTCTCTAATACTATGTGGTTGCTGACTCCTGTGAATGTCATGGTGAACATCGAGGAACTTCGTTCGTCGAATTTCAACCATGGTCAGGAAGCACAGTTTGATTTTGATATGAAACGGTAG
- a CDS encoding YggT family protein, which produces MAVVIFILLKALEIYSYILFGYAILSWVPDLYDTFIGRTLSWLAQPVLTPFRKLKLHFFGLDWTIVVVAILLNVLERLLIDLLPLFL; this is translated from the coding sequence ATGGCGGTTGTGATTTTTATACTGCTGAAAGCACTTGAGATTTATTCCTATATATTATTTGGTTATGCCATTTTGAGTTGGGTACCGGACTTATACGATACCTTTATCGGGCGGACCTTATCTTGGCTTGCTCAGCCAGTATTGACTCCTTTTCGTAAGCTGAAGTTACATTTTTTTGGTCTTGATTGGACAATTGTGGTTGTGGCCATCTTATTGAATGTATTGGAACGCTTACTGATTGATTTGCTTCCCTTATTTTTATAA
- a CDS encoding RNA-binding protein has translation MKQLFQHFSKDEKEFVEQMIDLCQQVDTTYSYRLTRFLNPRQNQIAASIAAHFQLVYFSSQEELETEFSRGIIAPDYYQLDVAHFELAVVEVLYPRKYHEVTHSQILGTLLHRLGIKREYVGDILVGEDQTFVVLDRKFLPLLQSEVAKIGRTPVSWKEREWEVVSKLKKQEAQQKQILVSSLRLDKLISVAFQLSRTSASKLIEARQVKLDYQPIAQAGHEVDIGQLISVRGYGRVCINELVGYSKQGKLKLEIEVIRK, from the coding sequence ATGAAGCAGTTATTTCAACATTTTTCAAAAGACGAAAAAGAATTCGTTGAGCAGATGATTGATTTGTGCCAGCAAGTCGATACGACCTATTCGTATCGGTTGACACGTTTTTTAAATCCTAGACAGAATCAAATTGCAGCTTCTATCGCAGCACATTTTCAACTTGTTTATTTTTCTAGTCAGGAAGAGTTGGAAACAGAGTTTTCTCGTGGCATTATAGCACCAGACTATTATCAACTGGATGTAGCGCATTTCGAGTTAGCAGTAGTGGAAGTACTGTATCCAAGAAAGTATCATGAGGTGACACATTCACAGATTTTAGGGACTCTCCTACATCGTTTAGGGATTAAGCGAGAATATGTAGGAGATATTCTGGTAGGTGAAGACCAAACTTTTGTAGTGTTGGATAGGAAGTTTCTCCCGCTCTTACAGTCGGAGGTTGCTAAGATAGGACGCACCCCTGTTTCGTGGAAGGAGCGGGAATGGGAAGTCGTTAGCAAACTGAAAAAGCAAGAAGCTCAACAAAAGCAGATTTTAGTGTCTAGTTTGCGTTTGGATAAGTTGATTTCTGTTGCTTTTCAGCTATCACGGACAAGTGCAAGTAAGTTAATTGAAGCAAGACAGGTCAAACTAGATTATCAGCCGATTGCTCAAGCAGGGCACGAGGTTGACATTGGCCAATTGATTAGTGTTCGAGGGTACGGACGAGTCTGTATCAACGAATTAGTCGGCTATTCAAAACAAGGTAAATTGAAATTAGAGATAGAAGTCATTAGAAAGTAG
- a CDS encoding DivIVA domain-containing protein, whose translation MVLTSLELKDKTFGTKFRGYDPEEVDEFLDIVTDDYEELVRRNHEQEMEIRTLKDRLAYFDELKESLSQSVILAQDTAEKVKIAANDQASNIAKQAEYDAQALVNEARNKANEILRLATDNAKKVAVETEELKNKTRVFHQRLKSTVESQLSLIDSPEWEEILRPTASYLQTSDEAFREVLENALGEKVEVVEEDLDMTRQLSAEEMAELAQQAEALEQAEAWNQQNSLGVSIDFNSEE comes from the coding sequence ATGGTGCTTACATCATTAGAACTAAAAGATAAAACATTTGGTACAAAATTCAGAGGATATGACCCAGAAGAAGTAGACGAGTTTTTAGATATTGTGACAGATGACTACGAAGAGTTGGTGCGTAGAAATCATGAGCAAGAAATGGAAATTAGAACTCTAAAAGATCGACTTGCCTACTTTGATGAGTTAAAAGAGTCGCTCAGTCAATCGGTCATTTTGGCACAAGATACGGCTGAAAAAGTGAAGATTGCTGCGAACGATCAGGCTTCTAATATTGCCAAACAAGCAGAATACGATGCACAAGCCTTGGTCAATGAAGCTCGCAATAAGGCAAATGAAATTCTCCGATTGGCAACTGACAATGCGAAGAAGGTAGCTGTTGAGACAGAAGAATTAAAAAATAAAACACGTGTCTTCCATCAGCGTTTGAAGTCAACTGTTGAGAGTCAGCTGTCATTGATTGATTCACCAGAATGGGAAGAAATCCTTCGTCCGACAGCCTCTTATCTCCAAACAAGCGATGAGGCTTTTCGTGAAGTATTAGAAAATGCCTTGGGTGAAAAAGTGGAAGTCGTTGAAGAAGACCTTGATATGACACGCCAGCTTTCAGCCGAAGAAATGGCTGAGCTAGCCCAACAAGCAGAGGCGCTAGAACAAGCAGAAGCTTGGAATCAGCAAAATTCACTGGGCGTTTCAATTGATTTTAATAGTGAAGAGTAG
- a CDS encoding GNAT family N-acetyltransferase yields the protein MIRLALVDETTFEAVIELSVSPKDERRLASNLYSLAQAWLYRDKDPVEPLAVLAGDKVVGFLLLCKEKQEYLIWRLMIDQTYQNLGYGKEALKWVIRRAKADPTCRHVLVSYVVGNHRMRSILERLGFHSVGLSKNEIVMKLDIK from the coding sequence ATGATTAGATTAGCATTAGTAGATGAGACAACATTTGAAGCCGTTATTGAGCTATCGGTCAGCCCTAAAGATGAGCGCCGTCTGGCTTCCAATCTCTATTCGCTAGCTCAGGCTTGGCTCTATCGAGATAAGGATCCGGTTGAGCCCTTAGCGGTTCTTGCAGGAGATAAGGTGGTTGGGTTTCTCTTGTTATGCAAAGAGAAGCAGGAATACTTGATTTGGCGCTTGATGATTGACCAAACCTATCAGAATCTAGGCTATGGCAAAGAGGCTCTGAAATGGGTCATTCGACGAGCAAAGGCAGATCCGACTTGCCGTCATGTTTTGGTAAGCTATGTTGTCGGTAATCATCGTATGCGAAGCATATTAGAACGGTTGGGGTTTCATTCTGTAGGTCTATCTAAGAATGAAATAGTAATGAAATTAGACATCAAATAA